Below is a genomic region from Hyalangium minutum.
TCTCGCCCAGGCGGTCGGACACCATCGCGCCGTTGCTCCGCTTCGGGATGTAGCCGAACCACGGCTCGTACCCGTCGAACTGGCTGCTCATGATGCCCTCACCGCGCGTAATGGTGAGGAACTCCGAGCGGAACCCAATCAGGCCGCGCGCCGGAATCCGGAACTGCAACCGCGTGCGGCCGGAGCCCAGCTGCGTCATGTCCACCATGCGCCCCTTGCGAGGCCCCAGCCGCTCGGTCACCGCGCCTACGCTGTTCTCGGGCACGTCGCACACCAGCAGCTCCATGGGCTCGTGGACCTGTCCCTCGATCGTCTTCGTCAGCGGCTCCGGGTTCGAGGCCGTCAGCTCGTAGCCCTCGCGGCGCATCGTCTCGATGATGACCGCCAGCTGGAGCTCGCCACGCCCCACCACCCGGAACGCGTCCGGCGTCGCCGTGTCCTCCACGCGGATGGCCACGTTGCGGTAGGACTCGCGGTACAGGCGCTCGCGCAGGTTGCGGGAGGTGACGTACTTGCCCTCCTTGCCCGCCAGAGGCCCGTCGTTCACCCGGAAGATCATCATCATCGTGGGCTCTTCCACGGTGATGCGGGGCAGGGCCACCGGGTTCTCCGGATCGGAGATGGTGTCGCCGATCGAGATGTCCTCGATGCCCGCGATGGAGACGATCTCTCCCGGGCCGGCGTCCTGAATCTCCGTGCGCTTCAGGCCCTGGAAGCCGTACAGCTTGACGATCTTGCCCTTCTCGATCTTGCCACCCTCACGCACCACGGACACAGGCATGTTCGGCGTCAGCTTGCCGGCCAGGATGCGGCCCACCGCGAGGCGGCCCACGTAGTCGTCGTAGTCCAGGTTGGCCACCAGCAGCTGCGGCACCGTCTGCTCGCTCTGGGGCGGGGGAGGGATGTGGCTCAGGATCGCCGCGAACAGCGGCTCCAGCGTCTTGCCCGGCACCTCCAGCTGCGTGGAGGCCTGACCCTGGCGGGCGATCGTGTAGAGCACCGGCATCTCGAGCTGCGTGTCGTCCGCGCCCAGATCGATGTAGAGCGAGTACACGTGGTCCAGCACTTCCTTGGCCCGAGCGTCCTGCCGGTCGATCTTGTTGATGACCAGCACCGTCTTCAGGCCCATGGCCAGCGCCTTGCTGAGCACGAAGCGCGTCTGGGGCAGGGGGCCCTCGGCGGCGTCCACCAGGAGGATGACGCCATCCACCAGGCGCAGGCCGCGCTCCACCTCGCCGCCGAAGTCCGCGTGGCCCGGCGTGTCGATGATGTTGATCTGGGTTCCCTTGTAGGTAACGGCCGTGTTCTTCGCGAGGATGGTGATGCCCTTCTCGCGCTCGAGGTCGTTGGAGTCCATCACCCGCTCAACGACGGCTTCGTTGCTGCGGAAGATGCCCGCCTGGCGGAGCATGTGATCGACGAGGGTGGTCTTGCCATGGTCAACGTGGGCGACGATGGCGACGTTACGGATATTTTCGCGAGCAATCATACGGACAAAGACTCGAAGCTGAAGGGCAGGGCATTCAGTGGAACAGGTTCACCCTGAATCCCACCGGAACGCACGAGGCGGGGGCTTATATGCCGCAGCCCCCTCGTCCGCAATGAACGCCGGTCGCTTTGTGCCCCTCGTATCCGCTCCGAGCGGAACTGCTGGGCTGCTTACCGGGGCGGAGTGCCTTCCCCTGAGGGGAGGCGGGGCGGCGGCGGAGCGAGGTGGATGCCCAGCCGGTCGCGCAGGAAGCGCTCGACGCGGAGCTCGACCAGCTCCTTGTACTCCAGGGGAGCGGTGTGGGTCCCCAGCGGCACCAGCATCAGCTCGGCGCCGGGGATGCGCTCGGCCATCTTCCGGGAGAGCCGGGCCGGGGTGAACTTGTCCTTCTCGCCCGCGATGATGAGCGTGGGTACGTCCACGTGGGGCAGATGGTCCCACGCCGTGTGGTTCGCCATGGAGTCCAGCGTCCGGACGAAGACCACCGGGTCCATCTTGGCCAGGTGCTCGAAGTAGGGGGCGAAGTCCTCGCGGGACAGCAGATCCCGGTTCACCTCCACCGTGAGGGCCACCTGCATGGCCAACTCCGTGCTCAGCAGCGAGTGCACCAGCTTGCCTGCCCGCTCGGGGTACTTCTCCACGAGGTGCCGGATGAGGGGGAAGACGCGCTTGAGGTACGTGGAGTCGTGGAAGGTGTCGAGCGGGTTGCCGTAGCTGCCGCAGATGAGCACCAGCCCCCGGACGCGGTGCGCGTAGCGGCGGTGGAACTCCAGCGCCACCTGCACACCGATGGAGTGTCCGAAGATGACCCCTTGCTTTACCGCGGCCGCGTCCATCACCCGGTCGAGGTCCTCGCAGGTGTAGAGCATGCCGAAGCGGGAGCGATCCTGCGGAATCCCCGAGCGGCCATGCCCCCGGTAGTGCCAGCGCAGCACCCGGTGGTCCCGGGCCAGGTAGGGCGTGAGGTACTTCCACGCGAACCCGTCACAGCCCAGCCCATCGCACAGCACCATGCCGGGCTCGCCGTCGCCGAGCACCTGGAAGTACAGCCCGGCCCCGTCGGGCACCTGGAGGTAGTCCTGCCGGAAGTAGTGGCTCATGGCTCAGTCTTCCGCCTCGTCGCCCGTATCCGGCCCCTTGTCCAGGCTGTACTTGGCAATCTTCAGGATGAGGTTCGAGCGGCTGATGCCCAGCTCCCGGGCCAGCCGGCTCTTGTTGTACTGGGTGCGCACCAGCCCGCGCTGAATCATCTCGCGCTCCAGCGCCTCCACCGCCTCGTTCAGCTTGCCCGTCGTCTTCATGGGCGACATCAGCGTGGCGCCCCCAGGAACCACCGCGTCCCGGATGCGGCTGGAGATCAGATCCGCGGGGATCTGGTCCAGATCGCCCCCGAGCACCAGCAGCCGCTCAATCTCGTTCTCCAGCTCGCGGATGTTCCCTGGCCAGCCGTAGGCGTGGAGGATGGAGAGCGCCTCCGGGGACAGCCCGCGGGTGCGCTGGTTGTCCCGGTGGTGCTTGCGCAGGAAGTGATCGATGAGGATGGCCAGATCCTCGCGGCGCTCGCGCAGGGGCGGCAGGTGCAGGCGGATGACGTTGATGCGGTAGTAGAGGTCCTCGCGGAACTCGCCCTTCTTCACCAGCTCGCCCATGTCCTTGTGGGTGGCGGCGATGACGCGCACGTCCACCTCCTTGGAGTGGTTGCCGCCCACGGGGATGAACGTGCCCTCCTGCAGCACGCGCAGCAGCTTCACCTGGAGCGCCGAGGACATGTCGCCCACCTCGTCCAGGAAGAAGGTGCCGCCGTCGGCCACCTCGAACAGGCCCTTCTTGTCCCGCAGCGCGCCGGTGAACGAGCCCCGCGTGTGCCCGAACAGCGCGCTCTCCAGCAGGTTGTCGTTGAAGGCCGAGCAGTTCTGCACCACGAACGGCTTGTCCTTGCGAGGCCCGTTGTGGTGGATGGCGCGCGCCACCAGCTCCTTGCCGGTGCCGGACTCGCCGTTGATGAGCACGGTGGAGTCCGAGTTGGCCACCTTCTCCATCAGCTTGAACACCTCCATCATCGCCGTGGAGCGCCCGATGATCTTCTCGAACCGGTAGCGATCCGACAGCTCGTTGGAGAGCGTGTGGATCGTCTCATCCTTGCGCGTCAGCTCCGCCTCGTAGCTGGCGATCTCGTTCACCGCGAACTCGAGCAGATCCGCCAGCTTGCCCAGCTCCGAGGTGTCCATGACGGGCACCCGCGCCACGGCGCGATCCAGATCCGTGTCCACCACCGTCAGCTCGCGGATCTGCGACTTGAGCACCTCCGCCTCGCGAGGGCCGGGCGCCTGCCGGGCAAAGCCCTCGATGAAGAGCATGCCCTCGTACTCGTTATCGATATAGAGCGGTGCGCCGATGATGGTGAAGTTCAGGTGGCAGTCGTGCGTGAGCGCTCGCCGCAGGCGCTTGCTGCTCTTGAACTTCTCATGAAGCACCCGTACGGACTGGCCGCAGCGCCGCCCGCCCTCCTTGGAGAGGAGCGACAGCCGGCAGAAGTCGTTATTCGGAGGGACGATGTCCCCGCGCTGCCACTCCTGCACCACGCCATGCTTGTCCGCGAAGGCCAGCTCCGCTTGCCACCACTTGCGGATGACCTCCTTGAGCATGATGATGGTGTGCAGGTTCTGGTACTTCTCGAATTCCATCCCCACTCCTCGCGCCCATGTCCCGGGGCAGGACAGCTCGACACATCCCGGTGTCCGATTTTCAGCCGATGCTCATATACTGAGCCAAGGTCGCTGTCTCAGGGTTCTCCCGTGACTACATCGGCGCATACAGAGCGTGGATCGAGGCGAGCCCACAGCGCGAGCCATGGGCACGGCCATGACCATGGGCACGATCACGGCCATGGCCACGGGCACGATCATGGACATGGCCACGGCCATGGGCCTGGTGGGCCCCCTCGGAGGCCGACCAACCTGGCCGATGAGCGGCGCAAGGATCGGAATCGGCTGATCTTCGCGCTGATCCTCACGGCCACCATCGCGCTGGCCGAGGCGGTGGGCGGCTTCCTGACGAACTCGCTGGCGTTGATGTCCGACGCCGGCCACATGCTGACGGACGTATCCGCGCTGGCACTGAGCCTGCTGGCGCTGTGGTTCTCCGGCAAGCCGGCCAACCTCAAGAAGACGTACGGCTACTACCGGATGGAGATCCTCAGCGCGCTGCTCAACGGCGTGCTGCTGCTGGGGATTACGGTGGTGATCCTCTTGGAGGCCTGGGAGCGCTTCCGCTCTCCGGCGCCGGTGAACCTGGGGCCCATGGCGGTGGTGGCCCTGGTGGGCTTGGTGGCCAACCTGGCCGCGCTGGGCTTCCTGCACCGGACGCACTCGCTCAACGTGCGTGGGGCGTTCCTGCACGTGCTGGGGGATGCGCTGTCCAGCGTGGGCGTGCTCCTGGGCGCGGGGATCATGGCCCTGACGGGCTGGTACGTGGTGGACTCCCTCATCTCCGCCCTCATCTCGGTGGTGATCGTCGTGGGCGCCATCCGCCTGGTGCGCGACGCGGTGGACGTGTTGCTGGAGGCCGTGCCCGCCCACGTGGACATGGAGGCCGTGAAGAATCTGTTGATGCGGGTGCAGGGCGTGACGGCGGTGCACGATCTGCACGTGTGGACCATCTCCAGCGGGCTCTACGCACTGTCGGTGCACCTGGTGGTGGCCAACGCCCTGGCCTGCAACAACGACGAGATCCTCTCGGCGGTGAAGCACGAGCTGTTCGATCGGTATGGCATCGATCACACGACCATCCAGATCGAGAGCGAGACGTACGCCCACTTGGGCGAGGTGCACTGAGGGGCCTGCGCGGCGGCCGGGAGACGACGCTCCGTGAGGAGTTGTCTTGCGTGGGCCGGAGAGTCGGACCATCCTCGGCGGCCCATGAGTGTGCTGGACAAGGTGCTGTCGTTGCGGCCGGCGAACGCGGTGTCCCGGCTGGGACCTGGGTCCCGGCTGCCGCTGCTCAGCCCGATGGAACTGCTCCGCGCGATGGAGGGCTCTCCGGCAGCCCTGCCATGCGTGCCCGTGCGTGCCAAGGCGGCCATTCCGGGGCTGCTGACGGCGGCCCGGGCGGAGGACTCGGTGCTGGGGCTGGCGTGCTCCCACCCCCTGGCGGATCGCGGCGCCACGGAGCGCTTCCTGTCCGCCGTGAGGACCTCCGCGGCCGACTCCGAGCACGCGCGCCCCCTGTTCCTCCAGGCCGGGCCCGTACGCGTGGCCAAGCCCAAGCCGGAGGGCTTGGCGGTGCAGCAGGAAGCCATCTTCCGCCTGGTGGACGATGGGTTCACCCTCATCTCGCTGGACGTGTCCAAGCTGGATGCCGCCTCGGCCGTCGAGGTGATCCGCTCGCTGGCGGGCCCGCTGCGGGAGCGGGAACTGCCCATGGAGCTGACCCTGCCCGCGCGCCCACGAGAGGGCACCAGCGTGACGGACACGGCGCGCCCCATGCTGGAGGGCCTGCGCAAGGCCGGGATTCCGGTGGGCTTCCTCCGGGTGCCCGCGGCGGAGTTCGGCGAGGAGGACCTGGACGTGGGGCTGCTGCACCTCCTGGTGGAGCTGGCCACGAAGTTCGGTGTGAGCGTGACGGTGGCGGAGGTGACGGAGCGCTCCCTGCGTTCGCTGCCCACGTTCGTGGCGGCTGGGGTGCGCAAGGTGGACTGCGCCGCGCCCTTCGAGCGGCTCTCGCTGGCCGCGTGGCCGGCGGAGGCGCGGACCTTGCTGGAGCAGAAGGCGGGGGCCGCCGGAATGGCCCCGGGCGAACTGCTCGGGCTGCTCGAGGAGCAGTTCCCGGCGTTGGAGACCTCCGCGCGCGAGCGGCTGGAGGCCCTGTCCTTCACCGAGGCCACCGAGATGATCTCCCTGCTGGGCGCATCCAGGACGGGCTGGCGCTCCATGGTGTGGCTGGCCGAGAACCGGGGCGACTGACACATGCGGATCGTCGCGGGCAGTGCGAAGGGCCGAGCGCTCCAAGGGCCCAAGTCCACCTCTCGGCACATCCGCCCCACGGCGGATCGGGTGCGGGAGACGCTCTTCAACGTGCTCGGCCAGTGGCTGGAGGGGCAGTCCGTGCTGGACCTCTACGCGGGCACGGGGGCGCTGGCGCTGGAGGCCCTCTCGCGCGGGGCGGGCCGGGCGGTGCTGGTGGACTCGGATCGCGAGGCGCTGGCGCTGTGCCGGCAGAACACGGACGCGCTGGGGTTCTCCACCCAGGTGGAGATCCTGGGCCAGCCGGTGGCCCGGGCGGTGGAGGCGCTGGCCAAGCGCGGGGAGCGCTTCGAGCTCATCTTCGCGGACCCGCCCTATGCGGCCCGGGTGGTGGAGTCGGTGCTGGAGCAGGTGGAGCAGGGCCGGCTGCTCATCCCCGGGGGCATGCTCATCATCGAGCATGACAAGCGCGAGGCTGCCCCGGAGGCCCACTCCGGGTTTTCCCGAGTCGACCAGCGCCGGTTCGGGGACACGCTGGTGAGCTTCTACCGCATTCCTTGACCGTCCCGTGGGGCGGGTTGAGACTCCATTGCCATGCCGGTGGCCATCTATCCAGGTTCCTTCGATCCGCTCACCAACGGGCACCTCAGCCTCATCCAGCGCGGCCTCCAGATGTTCGATCGGGTGATCGTGGCCATCGCGGTCAACCCGAAGAAGACGCCGCTCTTCACGCTGGAGGAGCGCCGGGCGCTCATCCGCCAGGCCTGCCCGGATCCTCGGGTGGAGGTGGACGCCTTCCAGGGCCTGTTGGTGGAGTA
It encodes:
- a CDS encoding alpha/beta fold hydrolase, with the protein product MSHYFRQDYLQVPDGAGLYFQVLGDGEPGMVLCDGLGCDGFAWKYLTPYLARDHRVLRWHYRGHGRSGIPQDRSRFGMLYTCEDLDRVMDAAAVKQGVIFGHSIGVQVALEFHRRYAHRVRGLVLICGSYGNPLDTFHDSTYLKRVFPLIRHLVEKYPERAGKLVHSLLSTELAMQVALTVEVNRDLLSREDFAPYFEHLAKMDPVVFVRTLDSMANHTAWDHLPHVDVPTLIIAGEKDKFTPARLSRKMAERIPGAELMLVPLGTHTAPLEYKELVELRVERFLRDRLGIHLAPPPPRLPSGEGTPPR
- a CDS encoding sigma-54-dependent Fis family transcriptional regulator, with the protein product MEFEKYQNLHTIIMLKEVIRKWWQAELAFADKHGVVQEWQRGDIVPPNNDFCRLSLLSKEGGRRCGQSVRVLHEKFKSSKRLRRALTHDCHLNFTIIGAPLYIDNEYEGMLFIEGFARQAPGPREAEVLKSQIRELTVVDTDLDRAVARVPVMDTSELGKLADLLEFAVNEIASYEAELTRKDETIHTLSNELSDRYRFEKIIGRSTAMMEVFKLMEKVANSDSTVLINGESGTGKELVARAIHHNGPRKDKPFVVQNCSAFNDNLLESALFGHTRGSFTGALRDKKGLFEVADGGTFFLDEVGDMSSALQVKLLRVLQEGTFIPVGGNHSKEVDVRVIAATHKDMGELVKKGEFREDLYYRINVIRLHLPPLRERREDLAILIDHFLRKHHRDNQRTRGLSPEALSILHAYGWPGNIRELENEIERLLVLGGDLDQIPADLISSRIRDAVVPGGATLMSPMKTTGKLNEAVEALEREMIQRGLVRTQYNKSRLARELGISRSNLILKIAKYSLDKGPDTGDEAED
- the rsmD gene encoding 16S rRNA (guanine(966)-N(2))-methyltransferase RsmD; protein product: MRIVAGSAKGRALQGPKSTSRHIRPTADRVRETLFNVLGQWLEGQSVLDLYAGTGALALEALSRGAGRAVLVDSDREALALCRQNTDALGFSTQVEILGQPVARAVEALAKRGERFELIFADPPYAARVVESVLEQVEQGRLLIPGGMLIIEHDKREAAPEAHSGFSRVDQRRFGDTLVSFYRIP
- a CDS encoding cation diffusion facilitator family transporter, whose translation is MTTSAHTERGSRRAHSASHGHGHDHGHDHGHGHGHDHGHGHGHGPGGPPRRPTNLADERRKDRNRLIFALILTATIALAEAVGGFLTNSLALMSDAGHMLTDVSALALSLLALWFSGKPANLKKTYGYYRMEILSALLNGVLLLGITVVILLEAWERFRSPAPVNLGPMAVVALVGLVANLAALGFLHRTHSLNVRGAFLHVLGDALSSVGVLLGAGIMALTGWYVVDSLISALISVVIVVGAIRLVRDAVDVLLEAVPAHVDMEAVKNLLMRVQGVTAVHDLHVWTISSGLYALSVHLVVANALACNNDEILSAVKHELFDRYGIDHTTIQIESETYAHLGEVH
- the typA gene encoding translational GTPase TypA — protein: MIARENIRNVAIVAHVDHGKTTLVDHMLRQAGIFRSNEAVVERVMDSNDLEREKGITILAKNTAVTYKGTQINIIDTPGHADFGGEVERGLRLVDGVILLVDAAEGPLPQTRFVLSKALAMGLKTVLVINKIDRQDARAKEVLDHVYSLYIDLGADDTQLEMPVLYTIARQGQASTQLEVPGKTLEPLFAAILSHIPPPPQSEQTVPQLLVANLDYDDYVGRLAVGRILAGKLTPNMPVSVVREGGKIEKGKIVKLYGFQGLKRTEIQDAGPGEIVSIAGIEDISIGDTISDPENPVALPRITVEEPTMMMIFRVNDGPLAGKEGKYVTSRNLRERLYRESYRNVAIRVEDTATPDAFRVVGRGELQLAVIIETMRREGYELTASNPEPLTKTIEGQVHEPMELLVCDVPENSVGAVTERLGPRKGRMVDMTQLGSGRTRLQFRIPARGLIGFRSEFLTITRGEGIMSSQFDGYEPWFGYIPKRSNGAMVSDRLGETVPYALFSIQERGALFVGAGVTVYEGMIIGEHAHPSELNVNCCREKKLTNIRAAGRDENVILTPPREMGLEKALEWIADDELVEVTPKSVRLRKKSLAFGERYRAERDRKREEREEA